CGTCATCACGGATCGGCGACCTGCTGGTCGTGCCACGCGGTGCGGGCGCCCTGTACGACGGGACGGCGGCGGATCAGCGCGGCCGCGGGATGGTCGGACAGCACGGCGGGCTCACGCCCGAAGAGCGTCAGGTTCCGCTGATCCGGCTCGGAGCCTTCGCCCGCTGAGATCCGACGTCACTCGTCGGTGCGGGCGCCGAAGACGATCTCGTCCCACGACGGCATCGCGTTGCGACGTCGACGACGTGCACCGCCATCGGTCGCATCGGCGCCGGACGGCTTGGGAGTCGGGGCTGCGGGCTCCGGCTCGTCGGCCGGCTGATCGAAGGCGTCGAACAGCGAGATCGGGCTCTGTCCGCCGTCGGACTCGTCGACGTCGTCGATCAGGGGAGCGGTCTCGCGCTGACCGCGCCGGCGCCGGAGCGCCTCGAGCAGGTCGGCGGTCTCGGGATTGGTCCTCGGGGATTCCGGCGCGCGGTTGATCGCCGCGTCCTGAGCCGCGGCGTCGGAGCGCTCGGGCAGAGACGGGTCCTCGACGCCGCCGTCCGGAGCGGGGAGCAGCCGAGGGCCGAAGGCTCCGGAGTCGAACCTGCTCTCGTCCTTGTACGGCGAGGTGGTGCGCTCGGGATCCACGGCTCGCAGCCGGGGGATGAGTCCTTCAGGCAGCGAGCCCTGGCGCGAGAGCTGAGTGGCGTCGGCGTTGAGCGGCGCCAGCGCGCTGCGACGGGGGTCGAAGCTCCAGCGCGCGTCATGGTCGACGTCGTTGGCGGTGAACTCCAGCTTGATGACCCAGCCGGACTCCTCCTTCCAGCTCGCCCAGCGCTCGGAGGACGCGGCGACGTCGGCGAGCTTGTCGCGCACGGCGGCGCCGAATGTCGGCTGCGCGTCGGGCTCGACCTCGCTCCCGATCAGGACCGGCACGGCGAGCGCCTGCCCGATGATGTGCTCGCGCTCCGCGAGGACCGGACCTTCGAAGCGTGCGACGTCGTCGACGCTGATCCCGAGGAGCTCGGAGACCTCGGTCGCGGTGAGTCCGGCGCGGATCTGCGCCTGGATGTCCCGAGGACTCGCGGCGAGCCGCTGACCCGCCGGCTCGGCCTGGCGAGTGGCGCGTCGGATCTCACGCTGCAGCACGTCGTCGATGGGCAGCGCGAAGCGCTCGCCCGACTCGGTGGCGAGTACGAGCACTCCTGCCTCTGTGCCGACGATGGTGACGTTTTCCATGCGAATGCCCCTCTGATGGGTGTGCGTTCATGGTGCCACGCGACGGCCGCTGCGACCGGGAATAGCCTGGGCGTGCCGTGAGTTTGGTATGTCGCACGGACCGGCATTTGCTTATTGCGTTCGGGTCGTGCAAACTATGGCCGCCGATTACCCGACGGCGCACCACCCACTCGCACCATGAAAGTGGAGATCTACCGCATGGCAACCGATTACGACGCTCCCCGCAAGAGTGAAGACGACTCCGAGTCGATCGAAGCCCTCAAGGAGCGTGTGCCGGACAAATCCTCCGGCTCAAGCGGGGACGAGGACTCCGACAACCCGTCGAACTTCGACCTGCCCGGTGCCGACCTCTCCGACCTCGAGCTCGACGTCGTCGTGCTGCCCGCGCAGCAGGACGAGTTCACATGCATGAGCTGCTTCCTCGTGAAGCACCGCTCGCAGCTCGACCACGAGGGCGCATCCGGGCCCATCTGCAAGGAGTGCGCTGCGTAGCAGCCCTCTGAGCGACGTCTCACGCGCCCCCGATAACTCCGATCAGGGGCGCGCTGTCGTCTGCGGCGCGCTTCTCAGCGTGCGGCGCGGATGGCGGCGGCGAGGCGGTCCGGCGTCCTGCTGGAGATCGTCCAGGCCTCGACCGGGTCGTCCTGGTCGGTGTTCGGCACGACCACGATGCCGTCGATGCCCCCGCGGATGAGGTGCCAGCCGCGTGCCGGGAGGCCGGGGCCGCGGGCCTGCCGGGCATCCGCTCCGGTCAGCGCGACGGGATCGCCGAGGAAGCGGGCATCGATGTGCGCGCGGCCGACGCGCAGCGTCGTGCCCTCGACGGAGACCACCGGGGCGGCGGCGATGAAGGCCGTCACGAGGAGCGCCGAGACGGCGGCTCCGGCGATCAGCGCGACGGTCGAGCCGACCGGCACGAAGATGAGCGAGACCATGGGTCC
This genomic interval from Microbacterium sp. LWH11-1.2 contains the following:
- the sepH gene encoding septation protein SepH, which gives rise to MENVTIVGTEAGVLVLATESGERFALPIDDVLQREIRRATRQAEPAGQRLAASPRDIQAQIRAGLTATEVSELLGISVDDVARFEGPVLAEREHIIGQALAVPVLIGSEVEPDAQPTFGAAVRDKLADVAASSERWASWKEESGWVIKLEFTANDVDHDARWSFDPRRSALAPLNADATQLSRQGSLPEGLIPRLRAVDPERTTSPYKDESRFDSGAFGPRLLPAPDGGVEDPSLPERSDAAAQDAAINRAPESPRTNPETADLLEALRRRRGQRETAPLIDDVDESDGGQSPISLFDAFDQPADEPEPAAPTPKPSGADATDGGARRRRRNAMPSWDEIVFGARTDE
- a CDS encoding DUF4193 domain-containing protein, whose protein sequence is MATDYDAPRKSEDDSESIEALKERVPDKSSGSSGDEDSDNPSNFDLPGADLSDLELDVVVLPAQQDEFTCMSCFLVKHRSQLDHEGASGPICKECAA
- a CDS encoding DUF3093 domain-containing protein, translating into MQNTATDARPRYRERLAPSLWLLVTVALAGPMVSLIFVPVGSTVALIAGAAVSALLVTAFIAAAPVVSVEGTTLRVGRAHIDARFLGDPVALTGADARQARGPGLPARGWHLIRGGIDGIVVVPNTDQDDPVEAWTISSRTPDRLAAAIRAAR